Genomic window (Polaromonas sp. JS666):
CCGATCTGCAGCAGCCCCGTCCGTGACGAGGAAGCAGCATTACCCGCCGCGAGGAGGCCCGCCGCGGCCAACGCCAGCCACTGGCCGCGCCCGATGAAGCGGCCAGTCGCCCCGAGCCAAAGCAGGGCCGCCAGGGACGTATTGATCAAGGTCGCGAACTGATTGCGCTGACGCAGATTGGCAAACGCCTCTCCCATTTCAGTCTGGTTCATCCAGGGAGAAAAGTTGCCGGCCGCACCAAAGTACTGGCACAAGCCAATCACGCTGCTGAGCAGTCCGGCACTCAGCCAGGCCCACGCGATGGCAGGCATCAAGCGCCCAACCCACAACCGGCCGGGCACACGAGCGCATACGCCAAGCAAAGCTGCAGCGCAAGCCCACGAGAACAGCAGCGGCACGACGGCAGGCGTTGGCCCCGGGGCGAATGGATTGAGCCAAGGCAGTGCTATGAGCAAAAAAACAGCAATGAAGTGCACAAGTAAGAAGAGTGAGCGAACGACGCGCTACGGTTAAGGGTTACGGACCAAGCCCCTTATAGCCATTTGGGTCTGTTCATTGTGGTGTAAGCCACACTGAGCGAACGAAAATTTGAGTCGGACTCCAATTACCGGGATGCACGCTCAGGGTGTCACTACCTTGGAAAGTTCCGGATATTTTTCTTGCTGTACCGCTCGCAATACGCTCACTGCGGCCTGGTAATAATATTCACCGTACATGCCACGAACAACCGCCATCTGGCGAGTCGCACCCGCCGGATCCCCGTTGAGCCCTAATGCCAGGGCATAACGCAAGCCAAGGCTACCATAGGGAAAGCGCAACGATGCCTTGCGAAGATTCTCCAGATCGTCCGGTTTCATGCCGGGCAGCGCCTGCTGGCGTCCCGCCTTTAGCATGGACGCCATATGCGAAAAAACCCAGACATCTGGCACCTTGTATTCCGCCGGAGTCTGACCTATGCGCAAATTTTCGAAACGGACTACGCGAAAGTCTTCCTCGATTAATAGGTATTCATAAACCATGTAACTGCCAAGCACAAACCAGACAGCCAATGCACAACCAACCCAACGCAGGTTGAGCCTGATGGTATGAATCCCGCGATGGGATGCCTCGACTATGCCCACCATCAGCCCCGCGGTGAGCAGAAAGTAAGAATAGGCAAACGGATATTCCACCATGCTGTGTACAGCAATAGGCAACAAGCAAGCCATTGCGTAAATCGCACTGGACCGCATTGCACCGTGCATGCGCGACACAAACCAGTAGGCGCATGCCGCAGTCAACACCAAGCCCAGCGGCACCCCATTCCATGCCAGAATATCCAGCACGATGTTGTGTGCATTGGTATATGTCATGGAACCGGGTACCGCCAAACTGCCAGCTGCGTGGGCGGTGGGAGTCTGGTTCCATCCATAGCCCAGCCATGGAGACTGGCCTATGCCGCTAAGCATCTGCTTCCAAATAGTGACACGCGCGCTATCAACCCCCAGATTCATACTGCGACCGCCTCCCATCAGCAGAAAATCCTGGAAATATGGAAGCATTTGCACCGCAGCGCCATACGCCAGCAGCCAGGCAAACACATACCTTGGCGCTATCCGTTCTGGCGCTGCGTTGTTCTTCCAGATCAGAAAAATTGCCCCCACAAGCGCGCTCAACATTCCCGCGCGCGACTGGGCAAGGACCAGAGCCACCGACATAAAAGCGATGCCAACGATCAGCCCCAAACGCCCGATGCGCTTGCGCTCAAAAGTCCATGCCAAGGCAGCCATGCCCATCAGCAGCAAAGTCGCCAATTGATTAGGCTGGCCCAAGTTGCCCATGGCACGGTCACCGGCGTCGGTTTGCACCACGTACATGGCCAGAGGACCCTGCAAATTCAGCCACTGCAGCAAGCCTATTGCCGCCGATACCAGGGCGGCAAACCAGAGCATATAAAACACTGAGGTTAATGCTGCATCCTTTTCAGGCGGAGCCACTACATAGCTGTAACCGAGCCAAATAGCTGCGCCGAGACCGCTGAGGTACAGCGATGCGAGAAGCGCATCCCCTGCAAACAAGCTGATGCCCATTGCATATTGAAGCCATGGCAGGAGCCCTGCGGCCATTACCCACCAAACTATGCGAGGCGCTGCTTCGGCGTCCAGGCAACTGCGAACCAGGCAGCGGCTGGCCACCAGCAAGCCTATGCCTAGCAGCGCCAGCGCCTCTGAATGAAAGTTCACCCAGGGACGGTAATGGTCATACGCCAGCCAGGCCCACGCAAGACAAAGAACCCCGAAGGCATGGAAACGTGAAGCTGTCATAAAAAAAAGCGGCCGGAGCCGCTTTTTGAATCATCCGAGCTTATTGGCCGGTGCGGCAAGAACCAGGCAAGAACTTGGGATTAACACCACCAGACGCTGCAGGACCGCAAACCCAGCTATTAACCGTCGAAGCCAACGCAGGTTGCAAGCAGGTTCCAAAAGTTGTAGCAGCCGTGCTGCAAGGCGCCAAAGACACCCCGCCATTTGCATCGGAAGCAATGTTTTGGGCAGTCACGGTAATCATCGCGCCGCCGGCAGCACCAGGATTATTAGCCGTGGTTTCCATAGAGGCGACATACTTGGTACCCGAACCTGTAGACACCTCGCAACCCCAG
Coding sequences:
- a CDS encoding PglL family O-oligosaccharyltransferase, encoding MTASRFHAFGVLCLAWAWLAYDHYRPWVNFHSEALALLGIGLLVASRCLVRSCLDAEAAPRIVWWVMAAGLLPWLQYAMGISLFAGDALLASLYLSGLGAAIWLGYSYVVAPPEKDAALTSVFYMLWFAALVSAAIGLLQWLNLQGPLAMYVVQTDAGDRAMGNLGQPNQLATLLLMGMAALAWTFERKRIGRLGLIVGIAFMSVALVLAQSRAGMLSALVGAIFLIWKNNAAPERIAPRYVFAWLLAYGAAVQMLPYFQDFLLMGGGRSMNLGVDSARVTIWKQMLSGIGQSPWLGYGWNQTPTAHAAGSLAVPGSMTYTNAHNIVLDILAWNGVPLGLVLTAACAYWFVSRMHGAMRSSAIYAMACLLPIAVHSMVEYPFAYSYFLLTAGLMVGIVEASHRGIHTIRLNLRWVGCALAVWFVLGSYMVYEYLLIEEDFRVVRFENLRIGQTPAEYKVPDVWVFSHMASMLKAGRQQALPGMKPDDLENLRKASLRFPYGSLGLRYALALGLNGDPAGATRQMAVVRGMYGEYYYQAAVSVLRAVQQEKYPELSKVVTP
- a CDS encoding pilin; this encodes MKRSMQKGFTLIELMIVVAIIGILAAVALPAYQDYTKRAKMSEVILAASSCRTSITETIQSAASGSTIAANGWGCEVSTGSGTKYVASMETTANNPGAAGGAMITVTAQNIASDANGGVSLAPCSTAATTFGTCLQPALASTVNSWVCGPAASGGVNPKFLPGSCRTGQ